One Bacteroidia bacterium genomic region harbors:
- a CDS encoding tetratricopeptide repeat protein, with product MKNWIVILWAFTLATVWAQNATDPKKTKKKREKEKSEKITPPRKLSPEERNKLNYYFIEGATYWANNQYAQALTYFTEVLKIDPNNAAANYNIAQIMLVMAMYEKGIPYAQKAIKLDKENIWYRIILTNLYLENKQLKQAIENQESLVADFPNYLEGYNQLLNFYLQAKSYEKAIALCNEMEKRFPLGDEIAFRKIKIYKLMGKNKDAIQEIKRLTELRPNKIEYKELLAETYKEAGMNEKCYETLQDILQQDPNNGYALIATMQFYENKNDQVKADEYLHKLLENADLPIETKIQLLSNQLLKNRNKPQNLLHFLGYALKLETTNTDNVVLITLIADFYSVLDSLQKARTYYKKSLRINENNIRVWQALVDVSMRTKNYTLVKEDTDSALVLFPNDPDFIFCNGIACYNLKKYESGIKVLERGIKISRNIPDRLVDMYSMLGDMYNATKQYQKSDEAYEEALKLDPKNTIVLNNYAYYLSLRKEKLDKAAEMAKKAVELHPTPNNMDTYGWVLYKQGKYEEAEIWIKKAVDTGRVSSVVYEHYGDVLSKLNRKNEAVKYWRIALEKGGSQSINKKIETGQTD from the coding sequence ATGAAAAATTGGATAGTTATTTTGTGGGCTTTTACTTTGGCTACGGTTTGGGCACAAAATGCAACAGACCCAAAAAAAACAAAAAAGAAAAGGGAAAAAGAAAAGTCAGAGAAAATAACCCCTCCCCGCAAACTTTCACCCGAAGAGAGAAATAAGCTCAATTACTATTTCATAGAAGGAGCTACCTACTGGGCTAACAACCAATATGCCCAAGCTCTAACTTACTTCACAGAAGTCCTAAAAATTGACCCAAATAACGCAGCAGCCAATTACAACATTGCCCAAATTATGCTAGTAATGGCAATGTATGAAAAAGGTATCCCCTACGCTCAAAAAGCTATTAAGTTAGACAAAGAAAATATATGGTACCGTATTATCTTGACCAACTTGTATCTAGAAAACAAACAACTAAAACAAGCTATTGAAAATCAAGAAAGCTTAGTAGCTGACTTCCCAAACTATTTAGAAGGCTACAATCAACTCTTAAATTTTTACCTGCAAGCTAAGTCTTATGAAAAAGCTATCGCGCTATGTAATGAAATGGAAAAAAGATTTCCCTTGGGAGATGAAATTGCTTTTCGTAAAATAAAAATCTACAAACTCATGGGCAAAAATAAAGATGCTATTCAAGAAATTAAACGTCTAACAGAACTTCGCCCCAACAAAATAGAATATAAAGAATTGCTGGCAGAAACCTATAAGGAAGCAGGAATGAACGAAAAATGTTATGAAACTCTGCAAGATATTTTGCAACAAGACCCCAATAATGGATACGCTCTTATTGCCACTATGCAATTTTATGAAAATAAAAACGACCAAGTAAAAGCTGACGAGTATCTACACAAACTACTTGAAAATGCAGACTTACCCATTGAAACTAAAATTCAACTACTTTCTAATCAATTACTCAAAAATAGAAACAAACCTCAAAATTTGCTTCATTTCCTGGGTTATGCCTTGAAATTAGAAACTACAAATACCGATAACGTAGTCCTAATCACTTTAATTGCTGACTTTTACTCTGTATTAGATTCCTTACAAAAAGCCCGAACTTACTATAAAAAGTCTTTGCGGATTAACGAAAACAATATACGCGTATGGCAAGCGTTAGTAGATGTCTCCATGAGAACCAAAAACTATACACTTGTAAAAGAAGACACCGACAGTGCTCTAGTACTTTTTCCTAATGACCCCGATTTTATCTTTTGTAACGGAATTGCTTGCTATAATTTGAAAAAATATGAAAGCGGCATCAAAGTCTTGGAAAGAGGAATAAAGATAAGCAGAAACATCCCTGACCGCTTAGTGGATATGTACTCTATGCTGGGAGATATGTACAATGCTACCAAGCAGTACCAAAAGTCTGATGAAGCTTACGAAGAAGCCCTTAAACTTGACCCTAAAAATACGATTGTTCTCAATAATTATGCTTATTACCTCTCTTTACGCAAAGAAAAGTTAGACAAAGCCGCAGAAATGGCTAAAAAAGCCGTAGAACTCCACCCTACTCCCAACAACATGGATACCTATGGTTGGGTACTGTACAAACAAGGTAAATACGAAGAAGCCGAAATATGGATTAAAAAAGCCGTAGACACAGGGCGAGTAAGTAGTGTAGTATATGAGCATTACGGTGATGTTCTTTCCAAGCTTAACCGAAAAAATGAAGCGGTCAAGTATTGGCGCATAGCCTTAGAAAAAGGAGGTAGCCAAAGTATTAACAAAAAAATAGAAACAGGACAGACAGATTAA